The proteins below are encoded in one region of Paenibacillus albus:
- a CDS encoding sugar phosphate isomerase/epimerase family protein — translation MKAGEDPLTFISQYANRMPILHLKDMTSDGRQYFAEIGSGIIDFAPILRWGLQSGVEWFAVEQDYCSGAPMDSLAQSLEHLLMLEKTL, via the coding sequence TTGAAAGCCGGCGAGGATCCACTAACTTTCATCTCCCAATATGCGAATCGGATGCCGATTCTTCATCTTAAGGATATGACAAGCGACGGAAGACAGTATTTCGCTGAAATCGGATCCGGAATCATCGATTTTGCTCCCATTCTGAGATGGGGATTGCAAAGCGGAGTCGAATGGTTCGCTGTCGAGCAGGACTACTGCTCCGGCGCTCCGATGGATAGTCTGGCTCAAAGTCTCGAACATTTGCTGATGCTTGAAAAAACGCTGTAA
- a CDS encoding carbohydrate kinase family protein, translating into MQKKFDAVVIGDANIDLIVEGLKQIPQPGQEVHVDNMSMHVGGGAALFSLSLAKLGVKVAFNGILGNDGYGAFIRERFAEHGIDTRMIRTSSKNNTGISIALNPETDRSFITYAGSNAELRMDQMDWDVIAQGRHVHLTGYLLGRRSHDAFVMLAKSLKAKGLTLSCDVGWDDSGEWYDGVFELMRHFDLFLMNETEARHYTRCEHLDDILGHMAKYCNHVVVKLGADGAAVMKDGQLFRRSAYKVTPVDTTGAGDSFNSGYLYGFLTGADVETSMKYGNACGAMSVIAPGGSTGTSDLTGMLTFIQEREPVNS; encoded by the coding sequence ATGCAAAAAAAATTCGACGCCGTCGTGATCGGCGATGCCAATATTGATCTTATTGTAGAAGGTTTGAAGCAAATTCCCCAGCCCGGTCAGGAAGTTCATGTAGATAATATGAGCATGCATGTGGGGGGCGGAGCGGCATTGTTCTCCCTGTCCTTAGCTAAGTTAGGCGTTAAGGTAGCCTTTAACGGAATTTTGGGAAATGACGGGTATGGCGCGTTTATTCGAGAGCGTTTCGCTGAACATGGTATCGATACCAGAATGATCCGGACGAGCAGTAAGAATAACACGGGCATTTCGATTGCGCTCAATCCGGAGACGGATCGATCCTTTATTACGTATGCGGGCTCGAATGCGGAGCTTCGAATGGACCAAATGGATTGGGATGTTATCGCCCAAGGCAGGCATGTTCATCTTACAGGTTACCTGCTTGGAAGAAGAAGTCATGACGCTTTCGTCATGCTCGCCAAATCGTTAAAGGCGAAGGGACTTACTTTATCCTGCGATGTTGGCTGGGATGATTCGGGCGAATGGTACGACGGTGTGTTCGAGCTTATGCGTCACTTTGATTTGTTCTTAATGAACGAGACAGAGGCGCGGCATTATACCCGTTGCGAGCATTTAGACGATATTCTGGGCCACATGGCAAAGTACTGCAATCATGTCGTCGTTAAGCTTGGAGCAGACGGGGCGGCTGTTATGAAAGACGGACAGCTCTTCCGTCGTTCTGCTTATAAGGTGACACCGGTAGATACGACAGGAGCGGGCGATTCGTTCAACTCCGGATATTTGTACGGCTTCTTGACGGGAGCGGACGTAGAGACGAGCATGAAGTACGGCAACGCTTGCGGCGCTATGTCCGTCATTGCCCCTGGCGGAAGCACAGGTACGAGCGACTTGACCGGCATGCTTACTTTTATTCAAGAGCGTGAGCCCGTTAATTCATAG
- a CDS encoding GNAT family N-acetyltransferase gives MQEYQSIKMMDYSNHQIDQIRALEQLCKTNDRSSLRVGVESLKAIGGDEAYLCFLGRQLIGFISWYTSDGTEANINGMVHPGFRRQGVFNALLKIAVSEMLTQGIETCRFRIPSNSKPGIEFIKHIGAIFRTSEFSMNLNQLHANISCRSGLTLQLAEDQDLEFMVRCSSQAFGDSEAWTRNYFVRTKEPERVTYIALDSLSPVGMVRVNWVNKDTAVIHDLCVLTSHQGRGYGREILAGVVKLLLEQKCSTIRLGVVTENRRALNLYHSVGFEITAESSYYVIAINEL, from the coding sequence GTGCAAGAATATCAAAGTATTAAAATGATGGACTACTCAAATCATCAGATAGATCAAATTCGAGCGTTGGAGCAGCTATGCAAGACGAATGATAGGTCTAGTTTGAGGGTAGGCGTAGAAAGCCTTAAAGCTATAGGTGGAGACGAGGCATACCTTTGTTTTCTCGGTCGTCAGTTAATAGGTTTTATAAGTTGGTATACTTCCGATGGGACTGAAGCTAATATTAACGGGATGGTTCATCCGGGTTTTCGTCGACAAGGCGTGTTTAACGCTTTGCTGAAAATTGCGGTGTCCGAAATGTTAACACAGGGCATCGAAACCTGCCGCTTTCGTATACCATCGAATTCGAAGCCAGGCATAGAATTCATAAAGCATATAGGCGCAATCTTTAGAACGTCAGAGTTCTCCATGAATCTAAATCAATTACATGCAAATATATCATGTCGTTCGGGCTTGACTTTACAATTAGCAGAAGATCAAGATTTGGAATTTATGGTTAGATGTTCATCGCAAGCATTTGGCGATTCAGAGGCATGGACTAGGAACTATTTTGTTCGTACTAAAGAACCTGAACGAGTGACTTACATCGCTTTGGACAGCCTGTCGCCAGTTGGGATGGTCAGAGTCAATTGGGTGAACAAGGACACTGCTGTTATTCACGACTTATGTGTACTTACATCACATCAGGGTAGAGGATACGGTCGTGAAATTCTTGCTGGTGTAGTTAAACTTTTACTAGAGCAGAAGTGTTCTACAATTCGACTTGGAGTAGTGACTGAAAATAGACGTGCACTAAACCTCTATCATTCCGTAGGGTTTGAGATCACTGCAGAATCTAGTTACTATGTGATTGCTATTAATGAACTTTAA
- a CDS encoding LacI family DNA-binding transcriptional regulator has product MQPKIKDVARLAGVSVTTVSRVLNGEKYVKDDLKQKVTLAIQELGYAPSHIARSLVRNKTNLIGVIVPDITSSFYATILSSIEEAASENDYNLLVCNISENIDKEHKYLNVFQEMRVEGIIIMHEKINEDIRNLIQKMKIPVIFSSVKPMGQEFVSVIVDDYKAAYDATAYLIGLGHEAIGFLGGDMRDITSGQNRYSGYRNALTDSGIKIIHEHIRFGDYKVKSGYEQMKELLRVKQPPTAVFAVSDDMAVGAMNCIRDNGLRVPEDISVMGFDGSQLTELTRPTLTSMEQPIHEMGKVTMKVLLGQVENGDVPTSDIILEHRLVARESCKARSTST; this is encoded by the coding sequence GTGCAGCCAAAGATAAAAGACGTGGCGCGACTGGCTGGCGTTTCGGTTACGACCGTTTCCCGTGTGCTGAATGGCGAGAAGTATGTCAAAGACGATCTTAAGCAGAAAGTAACGCTGGCCATTCAAGAATTGGGATATGCCCCAAGCCATATTGCCCGTAGTTTGGTGCGCAACAAAACAAACCTGATCGGCGTTATCGTTCCGGATATTACGTCCAGCTTCTATGCCACGATTCTGAGCAGCATTGAAGAAGCGGCGAGCGAGAATGACTACAATCTGCTCGTGTGCAACATTAGCGAGAATATTGATAAAGAGCATAAATATTTGAACGTCTTTCAGGAGATGCGGGTCGAAGGCATCATCATTATGCACGAGAAAATTAATGAGGACATTCGAAATTTGATTCAGAAGATGAAAATTCCGGTCATTTTCTCAAGTGTTAAACCGATGGGGCAGGAATTCGTATCCGTCATCGTGGATGATTACAAAGCAGCCTACGATGCGACAGCATATTTGATCGGGCTCGGGCATGAAGCGATTGGGTTTCTCGGCGGAGATATGCGAGACATCACTTCCGGCCAGAACCGCTATAGCGGTTACCGCAACGCTCTGACTGACAGCGGTATTAAAATCATTCATGAGCATATTCGTTTCGGCGATTACAAGGTGAAGAGCGGTTATGAGCAAATGAAGGAGCTGCTGCGCGTGAAGCAGCCTCCGACAGCGGTGTTCGCCGTGAGCGACGACATGGCAGTCGGTGCGATGAACTGCATTCGGGACAACGGACTGCGCGTGCCTGAGGATATTTCGGTTATGGGGTTTGACGGCAGCCAGCTGACGGAGCTGACTCGCCCGACGCTCACCTCGATGGAGCAGCCGATTCATGAAATGGGCAAAGTGACGATGAAAGTGCTGCTCGGTCAAGTCGAGAACGGAGATGTACCGACGAGCGACATCATTCTTGAACATCGGTTGGTTGCGCGCGAAAGCTGCAAAGCGAGAAGTACGAGCACATAA
- a CDS encoding aldo/keto reductase encodes MQYMNIEGVEKPISRLFMGTGELRELGESQRAMLETFIQAGGCAFDTAHQYRGREQLLGRWLNENKLREQVVIMSKGAHHDDGSPGPRVNPEAIRKDLLESLERLDTDYIDLYALHRDDPTVEVGPVMEELNAHLEAKRIRAIGASNWSQARIQAANEYAAKHGLTGFSFSSPNLSLAKPNVPRWEGCVSADQSMCEWHTGNQLPLLSWSSQAGGFFSGSFSPKNRTDEEMVRVYYNEGNWERYRRAVKLADEKGVTPIQIALSYVLCQPFPTGAIIGPRNREELESSVEAMNLQLSSEEVEWLDLVREEL; translated from the coding sequence ATGCAATATATGAACATTGAAGGAGTCGAGAAGCCGATCTCCCGGTTGTTTATGGGAACGGGAGAGCTGCGGGAATTGGGAGAGAGCCAGCGCGCCATGCTGGAAACCTTTATTCAGGCAGGTGGCTGCGCCTTCGATACGGCTCATCAATACCGTGGCAGAGAGCAGCTCCTTGGCCGGTGGTTGAACGAGAACAAGCTGAGGGAACAAGTTGTCATCATGAGCAAAGGCGCCCATCATGACGATGGCAGTCCGGGTCCTCGGGTCAATCCGGAAGCGATCCGTAAAGATTTATTAGAAAGCTTGGAGCGCCTGGATACGGATTATATTGATCTGTACGCCCTTCATCGCGACGATCCCACTGTGGAGGTCGGACCAGTCATGGAGGAATTGAACGCGCATTTGGAAGCGAAGCGAATCCGCGCAATCGGGGCATCGAACTGGTCGCAAGCGCGCATCCAGGCTGCCAATGAATATGCAGCCAAACACGGCTTGACCGGTTTCTCCTTCAGCAGTCCGAATTTGAGTTTGGCTAAGCCGAATGTGCCTCGCTGGGAAGGATGCGTATCCGCGGATCAATCGATGTGTGAATGGCATACCGGCAACCAGCTTCCGCTGCTGTCCTGGTCTTCCCAAGCCGGAGGATTCTTCTCGGGCAGCTTCTCGCCGAAGAACCGGACGGACGAAGAGATGGTGAGAGTTTACTATAATGAAGGCAACTGGGAGCGTTATCGCCGGGCAGTGAAGCTTGCGGATGAGAAAGGCGTCACTCCGATTCAGATTGCATTATCCTATGTATTGTGCCAACCGTTCCCGACCGGAGCGATCATCGGTCCGCGGAACCGCGAAGAGCTGGAATCATCTGTTGAGGCGATGAATTTGCAGCTATCCTCCGAGGAAGTAGAATGGCTTGATCTAGTAAGGGAGGAGCTATAG
- a CDS encoding Gfo/Idh/MocA family protein, with protein MSERNMRIAGIGCGPMGALHYSMIGKIPGLELIALCDIDKNKLSQLADSLGVERKFTDITQMLDEIIPDAVAVIGPPALHILVAEACLERQIPFLCEKPISLTTEDALRLERLADKYGDCGQVGYTSRYSPAQRLAKNVSRSAEFGKISYVATTHLTCSNLGTTSFWGTATRAEGLIHAHGVHAIDLWRFLGGDPLTVSASVTGDRADSNDGFISVLAYVQTADGPHGIIHIKESASHNGDINSDIMGEYSRVCVEDNKNVRYERYGGRDGDWVRNAMANDVLGNGNDIVLPDQPIGYFMGHGLQSQTYEDYFRFEWIAFAQSIRSGKPFAPSVKEGCKTVYLTNAIIESIKKGGQPISVSYS; from the coding sequence ATGTCGGAACGAAATATGCGTATCGCCGGCATCGGATGTGGGCCAATGGGCGCATTACATTATTCGATGATCGGGAAAATACCAGGACTTGAACTGATCGCGCTCTGCGACATCGACAAAAATAAATTATCGCAATTGGCGGACAGCCTAGGCGTCGAACGGAAGTTTACCGATATTACTCAGATGCTCGACGAGATCATCCCTGATGCGGTTGCGGTAATCGGACCGCCTGCATTGCATATTCTTGTTGCTGAAGCTTGCCTCGAGAGGCAAATTCCGTTTTTGTGCGAGAAGCCGATCTCCTTGACGACTGAAGATGCATTGCGCTTGGAAAGGCTTGCGGATAAATATGGCGACTGCGGTCAAGTAGGTTATACGAGCCGGTATTCACCGGCTCAGCGATTGGCTAAAAATGTGTCTCGTTCGGCTGAATTCGGGAAAATCAGTTATGTCGCAACGACCCATTTGACGTGCAGCAATCTTGGTACGACATCGTTTTGGGGTACTGCAACCCGCGCGGAAGGATTGATCCATGCCCACGGGGTGCACGCCATAGATCTATGGCGATTTCTCGGTGGCGATCCGTTAACGGTATCTGCCTCGGTAACCGGTGACCGGGCTGATTCGAACGATGGGTTTATTTCGGTGCTTGCCTACGTGCAGACTGCTGACGGCCCGCATGGCATCATTCATATCAAGGAATCTGCTTCCCATAATGGCGATATTAACTCCGACATCATGGGAGAGTATTCACGTGTTTGTGTCGAGGACAACAAAAACGTCCGCTACGAACGTTATGGCGGCAGAGACGGCGATTGGGTTAGAAACGCCATGGCCAATGATGTGCTTGGAAACGGAAATGACATCGTTCTTCCAGATCAACCTATCGGTTATTTCATGGGCCACGGGCTTCAATCCCAAACGTACGAAGACTATTTCCGCTTTGAATGGATTGCGTTTGCGCAAAGCATACGTTCAGGCAAGCCATTCGCGCCCTCCGTGAAGGAGGGCTGCAAAACCGTTTATTTGACGAATGCGATTATTGAAAGCATTAAAAAGGGTGGCCAGCCCATTTCCGTTTCGTATTCGTAA
- a CDS encoding pullulanase X25 domain-containing protein — MQNSCKAWYRAARCTYTWGQYKWEAAVRSPFHAIFAHADSGCAWDKLALIQEGFSEGGVTPSGWSCDSLPMLLELDNWGGQFFSKEDDIPNERRAWQEWWGYDQIAWFASQDEESRNQFLEYAFKWTAVNNANAYMQMPIRRTLGSCHIQMPSSGFGGGSSNCYQANRAGEGCPLGFGQEETIKWLWQSEGDLRQKAGNPLPNSPYGAENSYDPETGIKLPGRVILYGSFQHHVGAISNDSNNETTRMYYIGNGIYRRAMVLPFEGSYTYAVAPYGTLSSTYSIDRYPRSGSSTKATLNVEKDNTVVEFRFNAYNNEFTTTIIEGL; from the coding sequence ATGCAAAATTCATGCAAGGCGTGGTATCGTGCTGCTCGATGCACATACACATGGGGTCAATATAAATGGGAAGCTGCTGTTCGATCTCCATTCCATGCCATATTCGCGCATGCCGATTCTGGATGTGCCTGGGACAAGCTGGCGCTGATCCAGGAAGGGTTCAGTGAAGGCGGCGTAACTCCGAGCGGCTGGAGCTGTGATTCCTTGCCCATGCTGTTGGAGCTCGATAACTGGGGCGGACAATTCTTCAGTAAAGAGGACGACATTCCAAATGAACGTAGAGCATGGCAGGAATGGTGGGGGTACGATCAGATCGCATGGTTTGCTTCACAGGATGAAGAGAGCCGCAACCAATTCCTTGAATATGCCTTCAAATGGACAGCCGTGAACAACGCAAACGCTTATATGCAGATGCCGATTCGCAGAACGCTGGGCAGCTGCCATATTCAAATGCCATCCAGCGGTTTCGGAGGCGGGAGCTCCAACTGTTACCAGGCGAACCGTGCAGGCGAAGGCTGTCCGCTCGGATTCGGACAGGAAGAGACGATCAAATGGCTATGGCAATCGGAAGGCGATCTCAGGCAGAAGGCGGGCAACCCGCTGCCGAATAGCCCTTATGGGGCGGAGAACAGCTACGATCCGGAGACGGGCATCAAACTCCCTGGCCGAGTCATCTTATACGGAAGCTTCCAGCATCATGTGGGAGCGATTAGTAACGATTCTAACAACGAAACAACGCGGATGTATTATATAGGGAATGGCATTTATCGGAGGGCTATGGTCCTTCCGTTCGAGGGCTCGTACACCTATGCGGTAGCGCCGTATGGAACATTGTCTTCCACTTATTCGATCGACAGGTATCCGCGAAGTGGGTCTTCGACGAAAGCGACGCTGAATGTTGAGAAGGATAACACGGTCGTTGAGTTTAGATTCAATGCTTATAATAATGAGTTTACCACCACGATTATTGAAGGATTGTAG
- a CDS encoding MarR family winged helix-turn-helix transcriptional regulator, which yields MTDRNVEGMELDLQLIRVLRNMVKELYASLEQDIASYGLSTETFQILEFIYNRGPQPIQKISDTFSIPSGSITYVVDKLEKKGLVERLPIPGDRRKSNVTLTSEGRSYFDNIFPKHSQLIAKNLSFATDEEKSELVRVMKKIGFGIQAKQPEE from the coding sequence TTGACTGATCGCAATGTGGAAGGAATGGAGCTTGATTTACAGCTCATACGCGTACTAAGAAACATGGTGAAGGAATTATACGCGAGCTTGGAGCAAGACATCGCCAGCTATGGCCTAAGCACGGAGACTTTTCAAATTCTTGAATTTATATATAACAGAGGACCACAGCCGATTCAAAAAATAAGCGACACCTTCTCGATCCCAAGCGGAAGCATCACCTACGTGGTTGATAAGCTCGAGAAGAAGGGGCTGGTGGAACGGCTTCCTATCCCTGGTGACCGTCGAAAATCAAATGTTACGTTAACCAGCGAGGGGCGCAGCTATTTTGATAATATCTTTCCCAAACATAGTCAATTGATTGCGAAGAATTTATCTTTTGCAACGGATGAGGAGAAGAGCGAGCTCGTACGCGTGATGAAGAAGATCGGATTTGGAATCCAAGCGAAGCAGCCAGAAGAATGA
- a CDS encoding LLM class flavin-dependent oxidoreductase, with the protein MEIGIDTFVETTPDVRTGITISHAERIREVIEEIVLADQVGLDIFGVGEHHRKEFGDSATAVILGAAASMTKNIRLTSSVTVLSAADPVRLFQQFATVDGISNGRAEIIAGRGSMVDAFPLFGYNLNDYDALFEEKLELLLKLRDSEKVTWRGGFRPAFTDLGIYPRPVQSSLPVWLGSGGNADSVIRAGVLGIPLVLAIIGGSPMNFAPLIPLYKKAAARAGHDASKLKVAVHSLGFVAESNSLAVDRYFPPTQASFNYFGKERGWGQYTRAQFDASRSLEGAMYVGDPETVANKIIHMSKRLGLSRFFLHLPVGTMPNEEVMKAIELLGKEVAPRVREEMASWKANNEG; encoded by the coding sequence ATGGAAATCGGAATTGATACATTTGTCGAGACGACTCCTGATGTTCGTACAGGGATAACAATTAGTCATGCAGAGCGTATACGTGAAGTTATAGAAGAAATTGTCCTTGCCGATCAGGTAGGACTAGATATATTCGGGGTAGGTGAGCATCATCGCAAAGAGTTCGGCGACTCTGCTACTGCCGTCATATTAGGCGCAGCAGCATCCATGACTAAGAATATACGTTTAACGAGTTCGGTGACTGTGCTTTCGGCAGCAGATCCTGTACGGTTGTTCCAACAATTCGCCACAGTTGATGGGATATCGAATGGCCGTGCTGAGATTATTGCAGGCAGGGGCTCAATGGTCGATGCGTTCCCTTTGTTCGGTTACAATCTGAACGATTATGATGCACTTTTCGAAGAAAAGCTGGAGCTGCTATTAAAACTGCGGGATTCGGAGAAAGTGACATGGCGAGGCGGGTTTAGACCGGCTTTCACTGATTTGGGCATATACCCTCGTCCCGTCCAGAGCTCATTGCCTGTCTGGCTTGGAAGCGGGGGAAATGCCGATTCGGTTATACGTGCTGGCGTTCTTGGAATTCCGCTAGTTCTGGCGATTATTGGCGGCAGCCCGATGAATTTCGCTCCTCTTATCCCGTTATATAAGAAAGCGGCAGCTCGTGCAGGACATGATGCATCGAAGTTAAAAGTAGCCGTGCACTCGCTCGGGTTTGTCGCAGAGAGTAATTCACTTGCGGTAGACAGATACTTCCCGCCAACGCAAGCGTCGTTTAATTATTTCGGCAAAGAACGTGGCTGGGGACAATACACCCGTGCCCAATTCGATGCTTCACGCAGCTTAGAAGGTGCAATGTACGTTGGAGATCCCGAAACGGTGGCGAACAAAATCATCCACATGAGCAAGCGACTAGGGCTCTCGCGGTTTTTCCTGCACCTGCCGGTGGGTACCATGCCAAATGAAGAGGTTATGAAAGCGATCGAGTTATTGGGAAAAGAAGTTGCTCCGCGGGTTCGGGAGGAAATGGCAAGCTGGAAAGCGAATAACGAAGGTTGA
- a CDS encoding family 43 glycosylhydrolase: MGHCLSWTKSTSSVFSYYFGSDGTVYVPGSNAFVKSLYGTEDYIVYHAKHFGDTGYNRELRMQKFMWDALGNPVFGHPLPASVSMQLPSGEPRSISN, encoded by the coding sequence ATGGGACACTGCCTTTCGTGGACGAAGAGCACAAGTTCCGTCTTCTCTTATTATTTCGGTTCTGACGGAACCGTCTACGTGCCAGGAAGCAACGCCTTCGTCAAGTCTCTGTACGGCACGGAGGATTATATCGTCTATCACGCGAAGCACTTTGGAGACACCGGCTATAACCGTGAGTTGCGCATGCAGAAGTTTATGTGGGATGCTTTAGGCAATCCGGTCTTTGGCCATCCGCTACCGGCATCGGTATCCATGCAGCTGCCTTCTGGTGAGCCGAGGTCGATATCGAATTAA
- a CDS encoding PPK2 family polyphosphate kinase, producing the protein MLKKYRLTKAVKHGLSHFDPNDTGGSVSKEEIKDEFEHMERKLRNLQDKLFASKTNAVLILFQGMDCSGKDGVIKKVLSNLNPQGFRAESFKQPSPEESAHDFLWRTHKVVPAKGYITSFNRSYYEDVLITRVHDLIQDEEAAARMKHIRHFEKLLTNNGVLLIKIFLHISPEFQLEKIRERLSNPEKLWKFDPSDLKERDYWDSYIDAYEDAFRNTATDHAPWHIVPANERWFRDYLVLRIILSSMEKLDLAYPEPNIETTKLLEQLQSNTSLSQ; encoded by the coding sequence ATGTTAAAAAAATATCGGCTGACCAAAGCAGTCAAGCACGGTCTGAGTCACTTCGATCCGAACGATACAGGAGGCTCTGTAAGCAAAGAAGAGATTAAAGATGAGTTTGAACATATGGAACGAAAGCTGCGCAATTTGCAGGACAAGCTGTTTGCTTCGAAGACCAATGCGGTACTCATTTTGTTCCAAGGTATGGATTGCAGCGGGAAGGACGGAGTAATCAAGAAAGTACTGTCCAACCTGAATCCTCAGGGGTTTCGAGCGGAGAGTTTTAAGCAACCGTCTCCTGAAGAGTCTGCTCATGACTTCTTATGGAGAACGCATAAGGTTGTCCCTGCCAAAGGCTATATTACCTCATTTAATCGTTCCTATTATGAGGATGTGCTCATTACCCGGGTGCATGACCTAATACAGGATGAGGAAGCTGCAGCTCGGATGAAGCATATTCGGCATTTCGAGAAGCTTCTAACGAACAACGGCGTGTTGCTGATCAAGATTTTCCTTCATATTTCACCCGAATTTCAACTCGAGAAAATCCGAGAACGGCTGAGCAACCCAGAGAAACTATGGAAATTCGATCCAAGCGATCTCAAAGAACGGGATTACTGGGATTCATATATTGACGCGTACGAAGATGCCTTCCGAAACACGGCAACCGATCACGCTCCGTGGCATATCGTCCCGGCCAACGAGCGATGGTTCCGCGACTACTTGGTGCTCCGGATTATATTAAGTTCCATGGAGAAGTTGGATCTCGCTTATCCAGAACCGAACATCGAGACAACAAAGCTTTTGGAGCAGCTTCAATCCAATACCTCCCTGTCCCAATAG
- a CDS encoding MFS transporter produces MQIIRDVRKFVSVPGAKTLLTMLFLYGIGTGILAPMNAVYLNDSLGLTKVQITIVFAVALFCNMIITISVGWISDRLKSKKKLPIFAGILCMIGLFIYMNAAGFRTALLGMTITVAPSGLIMGQLFAMARNHFSRRVGDIVEMAQLWLRASFSVGFFAGLLLGANIFLIASFRGVLLGNMAGYACLVVLLLLYKETTGAREVKQKGIGEPFSLIMLVAILMLSCADAIRGLYLQLVVLKLFGKPETMSYIWSAQAVFELLFMTMGGYWAARYGSKRIILVGGCFALATYLTYISSPSLVIFFAIQPLYSFFVSVLYGVAMGYVQRMFISRTGFGASLYVFISQTASLIGYFLPLFIRGITPKVFSYPVFLRPYRY; encoded by the coding sequence ATGCAAATTATTCGTGACGTTCGCAAGTTTGTTTCGGTTCCCGGTGCAAAAACACTCCTCACCATGCTGTTTCTCTACGGTATAGGAACTGGCATCTTAGCACCGATGAACGCGGTCTATCTAAACGACAGCCTCGGGCTTACAAAAGTGCAGATCACCATCGTCTTCGCGGTAGCCCTGTTCTGCAACATGATAATCACGATCTCAGTCGGCTGGATCAGCGATCGTCTGAAAAGCAAGAAGAAGCTCCCGATATTTGCAGGCATCCTTTGTATGATAGGCTTGTTCATCTACATGAATGCAGCTGGATTTCGGACTGCGCTCCTCGGTATGACAATTACAGTCGCACCGTCGGGTTTGATTATGGGGCAGCTGTTTGCCATGGCAAGAAATCATTTCTCCCGTCGCGTTGGCGATATTGTCGAAATGGCTCAGCTATGGCTTCGGGCCTCTTTTAGCGTTGGATTTTTTGCCGGACTTTTGCTTGGGGCGAACATCTTTCTGATTGCATCGTTTCGAGGTGTGTTATTAGGCAATATGGCGGGATATGCATGTCTGGTAGTCCTGCTATTGTTGTATAAGGAAACGACAGGAGCAAGGGAAGTGAAGCAAAAGGGAATAGGAGAGCCGTTCTCGCTGATCATGCTCGTTGCGATCCTAATGCTTTCTTGTGCCGATGCGATACGGGGATTATATTTGCAGCTTGTTGTTTTGAAGTTGTTTGGGAAGCCGGAGACCATGTCCTACATATGGAGCGCGCAGGCGGTATTCGAACTGCTGTTTATGACAATGGGAGGATACTGGGCCGCACGATACGGGAGTAAAAGGATCATTTTAGTTGGCGGTTGTTTTGCGCTCGCCACTTATTTGACTTATATAAGCAGTCCCTCGCTTGTTATATTCTTTGCCATACAGCCGTTGTATTCGTTTTTTGTGTCGGTTCTATATGGAGTCGCTATGGGATATGTACAGCGGATGTTCATAAGCCGGACAGGCTTTGGGGCTAGTTTATACGTGTTCATATCACAAACTGCTTCTTTAATCGGATACTTCCTGCCGCTATTTATTCGAGGAATCACACCAAAGGTATTTTCATACCCAGTGTTCTTGCGGCCGTATCGTTACTGA